In Arthrobacter citreus, a genomic segment contains:
- a CDS encoding helix-turn-helix transcriptional regulator: protein MHNSSIHQSRLPHSSASSEPAGSVVFSQGPRPDEALREEQAAPPRFVGRHAVTRKIHERLASGGGAGCILVGEAGSGKTALIHHVLRQCSSDTYVVHVRGSAFSGRTPFGALTFLLSELESDVSSHPVLILRGLTRLIQERAQGRTVLLAVDNGEELDEFSAMALSQMVLSRTAGLLACFRDFSRAPAEFTGLWREGILSRVDLEPLDLAESAELVSAELDGAVSGAAVADLQRHAGGNPHLLTLACKDYRESGRLRRSGQVWVLEPQQPAPAGRVAEAVLGRLDGLTGRQVTLIRSVALAGSLPLGLALHDVDPVEVDVLQEQGILAVERHSVPRVRIRDAVLANAVSLSLDATERGRLLQQLRSAVVSSSPSSAAPGAATAAGTAEGGGDDPAAAVLEPARLAAWRLDSGEALTTDAAVAAARNANACGDPTGAVRFISSREDSAQSPAAVLQLVAARMTRAEYGAAVAALSSYRSRGKQATPLEEVRLLLAENRVLCMAATGALSGALPAGALPAGAAKKHDELLRQAEQRTAELSAAGTIGRTEAAALTRDLVLARAECNSNHGRFLENAAYLAPLQAGAAGRDKGYRVLVGSWLCEALGMTDRQDEALELAQDVERLLADPDIGVGERSTSFGRIVHVYLAIGALHDARRLLTAQQQNGQATLFPGMFSEMGEGLLHAYAGDPESALQRLIPAVAQLRISGPESMIPLAAAAAAYCLALQKDSTGADQYLQLSGKASDGGPWTLRRSARHFAALAGGALGSPQSARRFIDLAAHDHRRGAYSYELLSLLHAVRLGDLENLDRILTVAALQQGAFARMCETYAKGAGSYDAQLLIQAAEMGEAAGHLLFAREASERALAVASGAGDRATVRFIHRSRRGTVTTGTVEGSDSADEYLSALTFRERSIARMAAAGTSNKAIAADLNISVRTVEGHLYQVYSKLHVGSRRELAKIIADKSGARK, encoded by the coding sequence GCGGCTGGCATCAGGCGGCGGAGCCGGATGCATCCTCGTGGGGGAAGCCGGCAGCGGGAAAACGGCACTGATCCACCACGTGCTGCGGCAGTGCAGCTCAGACACCTATGTGGTCCACGTTCGTGGATCCGCCTTTTCCGGGCGCACACCCTTTGGCGCCCTGACCTTTCTCCTCTCCGAGTTGGAGTCCGACGTTTCCTCGCACCCCGTGCTGATCCTGCGCGGACTGACCCGGCTGATCCAGGAGCGCGCCCAGGGGCGCACCGTCCTGCTGGCCGTGGACAACGGGGAGGAACTCGATGAGTTCTCAGCCATGGCCCTCAGCCAGATGGTCCTCAGCAGGACCGCCGGGCTGCTGGCATGCTTCCGCGATTTCAGCCGTGCCCCTGCGGAGTTCACCGGCCTGTGGCGGGAGGGCATCCTGTCCCGGGTGGATCTGGAACCCCTGGATCTGGCGGAAAGCGCGGAATTGGTGTCGGCCGAACTCGACGGCGCCGTATCGGGGGCGGCTGTGGCGGATCTGCAGCGGCATGCCGGCGGCAATCCGCACCTGCTGACACTGGCCTGCAAGGACTACCGCGAAAGTGGGAGGCTGCGCCGCAGCGGGCAGGTCTGGGTCCTGGAACCGCAACAGCCTGCACCGGCGGGACGCGTTGCCGAAGCTGTGCTGGGCCGCCTGGACGGATTGACCGGCCGGCAGGTGACACTGATCCGGAGCGTGGCACTGGCAGGGTCCCTGCCCCTGGGGCTGGCCCTGCATGATGTTGACCCCGTCGAAGTGGACGTTCTGCAGGAACAGGGAATCCTGGCCGTGGAACGGCACAGCGTGCCGCGGGTGCGGATCCGTGATGCGGTCCTGGCCAACGCCGTCAGCCTGTCCCTCGATGCCACCGAACGCGGCCGCCTGCTCCAGCAGCTGCGCTCCGCTGTTGTTTCCTCCTCTCCGTCGAGTGCCGCACCGGGCGCAGCAACGGCGGCCGGCACGGCGGAGGGCGGCGGCGACGACCCGGCCGCCGCCGTCCTGGAACCGGCCCGTTTGGCTGCCTGGCGCCTGGACAGCGGAGAGGCACTGACCACGGACGCGGCTGTCGCGGCGGCACGGAACGCGAACGCCTGCGGCGATCCGACAGGCGCAGTCCGCTTCATTTCGTCCCGGGAAGACAGTGCACAGAGCCCGGCGGCGGTCCTTCAGCTGGTTGCCGCACGGATGACACGGGCAGAATACGGCGCTGCGGTGGCAGCGCTCAGCAGTTACCGAAGCCGGGGTAAGCAGGCGACGCCGCTGGAGGAGGTCCGATTGCTGCTCGCGGAAAACCGGGTGCTGTGCATGGCCGCAACCGGTGCTCTGTCGGGGGCCCTTCCCGCCGGGGCCCTTCCCGCCGGTGCGGCCAAAAAACACGACGAACTGCTGCGGCAGGCAGAGCAGCGCACGGCCGAGCTGTCCGCCGCTGGGACCATCGGCCGGACGGAGGCCGCAGCGCTGACCCGGGACCTGGTTTTGGCACGGGCCGAATGCAACTCGAACCATGGGCGGTTCCTCGAAAACGCCGCTTACCTTGCGCCGCTGCAGGCCGGTGCCGCGGGCCGCGACAAGGGCTACCGCGTTCTGGTTGGTTCCTGGCTCTGCGAAGCGCTGGGGATGACGGACCGCCAGGACGAAGCCCTGGAGCTGGCCCAGGACGTGGAACGGCTTCTGGCTGACCCTGATATCGGGGTGGGTGAGCGCAGCACATCCTTCGGGAGGATCGTCCACGTTTACCTGGCCATAGGAGCTTTGCACGACGCGCGGAGACTGCTCACGGCGCAGCAGCAAAACGGACAGGCCACGCTTTTCCCGGGGATGTTCAGCGAAATGGGTGAAGGACTGCTGCACGCCTACGCCGGGGATCCCGAAAGCGCACTGCAGCGCCTCATCCCCGCCGTGGCCCAGCTTCGGATCAGCGGGCCGGAATCCATGATTCCGCTTGCCGCAGCGGCCGCGGCCTACTGCCTGGCGCTGCAGAAGGACAGCACGGGCGCTGACCAGTACCTGCAGCTCAGCGGCAAGGCTTCGGATGGAGGCCCCTGGACGTTGCGGCGCAGCGCACGGCACTTCGCGGCCCTGGCCGGCGGCGCCCTGGGATCACCGCAGTCCGCCCGGCGCTTCATTGACTTGGCAGCCCACGACCACAGGAGGGGAGCCTACTCCTACGAGCTCCTGTCCCTGCTGCATGCCGTGCGGCTGGGGGATTTGGAGAACCTGGACCGCATCCTGACGGTGGCCGCTCTCCAGCAGGGTGCCTTTGCCAGAATGTGCGAGACCTATGCCAAGGGTGCGGGCAGCTACGATGCGCAGCTGCTGATCCAGGCGGCGGAAATGGGCGAGGCAGCCGGCCATTTGCTCTTCGCACGGGAAGCTTCCGAACGGGCGCTTGCAGTTGCCTCCGGGGCAGGGGACCGGGCCACTGTACGGTTCATTCACCGCAGCAGACGGGGGACCGTGACCACAGGAACAGTGGAGGGTTCTGATTCCGCCGACGAGTACCTCAGCGCGCTGACCTTCCGGGAACGGTCAATTGCCAGGATGGCCGCGGCGGGAACCAGCAATAAAGCCATTGCCGCCGACTTGAACATTTCGGTCCGCACTGTTGAGGGGCACCTGTACCAGGTCTATTCCAAGCTCCATGTGGGCAGCAGGCGTGAACTCGCCAAGATCATCGCCGACAAGTCAGGCGCTCGCAAATGA
- a CDS encoding glycoside hydrolase family 16 protein produces the protein MRDHATHGSLSYDRAILSRRQVTVGNGLLTITGRRAPDSDVEGERHFVTGYVDSADSFSQKYGRWEIRAKLPLPPGTSQGIWPAFWLRPDDSRAPGEIDIMEAYGTADSAPFGMFTADKTQASLHFDQSGDNKTTGWTPSVEELHSEFHVWAVEWTPAGMEWSMDGRPYMSVDRTDHPGYVGAFETGVPFHMRLNLQYGSEYWGFPDPVNPDITADEAEFLIDYVRVWRYDEG, from the coding sequence GTGCGTGACCATGCCACCCACGGCTCCCTCAGCTACGACCGTGCCATCCTGAGCCGGCGGCAGGTCACCGTGGGCAACGGCCTGCTTACCATTACCGGCCGGAGGGCGCCGGATTCCGATGTGGAGGGAGAGCGCCACTTCGTCACCGGATACGTCGACAGCGCCGACTCCTTTTCCCAAAAATACGGCCGCTGGGAAATCCGGGCGAAACTACCGCTGCCGCCCGGAACGTCCCAGGGCATTTGGCCCGCTTTCTGGCTTCGTCCGGACGATTCACGTGCTCCCGGAGAAATCGACATCATGGAAGCCTATGGGACAGCGGACTCCGCCCCCTTCGGGATGTTCACTGCCGACAAGACTCAAGCATCACTTCACTTCGACCAGTCAGGTGACAACAAAACCACCGGGTGGACACCCTCCGTCGAAGAGCTGCACAGTGAGTTCCATGTTTGGGCGGTGGAATGGACCCCCGCAGGCATGGAATGGTCAATGGACGGGCGGCCCTACATGAGCGTGGACCGGACCGACCACCCGGGCTACGTTGGCGCCTTCGAAACCGGGGTGCCCTTCCACATGCGCCTGAACCTGCAGTACGGCTCTGAATATTGGGGTTTCCCGGACCCGGTTAATCCGGATATCACGGCAGATGAAGCAGAGTTCCTCATTGATTACGTGCGAGTTTGGCGCTACGACGAGGGATGA
- a CDS encoding adenylyltransferase/cytidyltransferase family protein: MDVRIGYAAGAYDLFHVGHLNILRQARAHCDVLVAGVVSDEICLATKGRLPAVPLQERMEILRHISLVDSVISETSTDRLEAWREVGFHIFFKGDDWKGTTKGALLEQQFSTVGVKVVYFPYTVHTSSTILRRALAALSTGEQERAAPLSAPEAIIPRRSAKLARNQ, translated from the coding sequence ATGGATGTCCGTATTGGCTATGCCGCGGGTGCCTACGATCTTTTTCACGTTGGTCACCTGAACATCCTCCGCCAGGCCAGAGCACATTGCGATGTCCTCGTGGCAGGAGTGGTATCCGATGAAATCTGCCTGGCGACCAAGGGCAGGCTTCCCGCAGTGCCCCTGCAGGAGCGCATGGAAATCCTGCGGCATATTTCACTGGTGGACAGCGTGATCAGCGAAACGTCGACAGATCGACTGGAAGCGTGGCGGGAGGTCGGGTTCCACATCTTTTTCAAGGGTGATGACTGGAAGGGTACAACTAAGGGCGCCTTACTGGAGCAGCAGTTCAGCACAGTGGGCGTTAAGGTGGTCTACTTCCCGTACACGGTCCATACCTCAAGCACTATCCTGCGCAGGGCCCTTGCGGCTCTAAGTACCGGGGAGCAGGAGCGTGCGGCCCCACTCTCGGCTCCGGAGGCCATCATCCCTCGTCGTAGCGCCAAACTCGCACGTAATCAATGA
- the pssD gene encoding PssD/Cps14F family polysaccharide biosynthesis glycosyltransferase, with amino-acid sequence MRIMFVSSGGGHLAQLLPLQPWWKDHAREWVTFRQPEVETALAGEDVTWCFFPTTRNARNAVRNLFLSWPTLRRFRPDVLVSAGAGVSVPFFITARLLGIRTVYIECFDRITMPTLSGRICYPLADAFCIQWEEQREFYPEAINIGPLL; translated from the coding sequence ATGAGGATTATGTTCGTGTCGTCGGGCGGGGGACATCTCGCTCAACTTCTTCCGTTGCAGCCCTGGTGGAAGGATCACGCGAGGGAGTGGGTTACGTTTCGGCAGCCGGAGGTGGAAACAGCACTGGCCGGAGAGGATGTCACCTGGTGTTTTTTCCCCACCACCCGCAACGCGCGGAACGCGGTTCGGAACCTGTTCCTGTCCTGGCCCACCCTGAGGCGGTTTCGTCCTGATGTGTTGGTTTCGGCCGGGGCCGGTGTCAGCGTTCCGTTTTTTATCACGGCCCGGCTGCTGGGAATCCGCACTGTCTATATCGAGTGCTTTGATCGGATCACCATGCCGACATTGAGCGGACGCATCTGTTATCCACTGGCGGATGCCTTCTGTATCCAGTGGGAAGAGCAGCGGGAGTTTTACCCCGAAGCCATAAACATTGGACCACTGCTGTGA
- a CDS encoding helix-turn-helix transcriptional regulator, whose product MSGLLSSGRSTSALLLGRDKEVQEITSRLLEPGLRGAVIVGAGGMGKSALADHVLERLDGIVSASFIHGSPVLSRMPYGVLSPYLGSAGAEDMESPLAVLRTIRRHFRRISEEGSPQPLLVIDDAQCLDESSCHVLTQLAMSGELRLLVLTRPRARHIHELLSLARDGLLARIDLGALSAGAVHEVCEGVLGGPVLRATSALLATASGGNPLYLKALLAQSRRLGILAEGNGAWFLRGEPDGLDSSVVDLVKGQLAGRSPEERGVLETVALANLLPRSVLVSVCGPAPVHSLMADGLLQPGPGMGELLCLSQPLHAEAIRSLVPTVRSAAIRSRVLAVLDSAEISEPAVPGEEEAWLRRIEWGLDCGDTIPDELLLTAARRANDAARSTLALRFGAAVRGTSHLLAARVETATATVCTGDLAHARVLLEGILESGQPSPAGDDETLNRAVLALARLHLRSGLPGQELEELADAWRAASGELSSRTGGTGEPASGVTRFAELLCSMALMVEGDYSAALARLSSAAEHPMAVPGGSDPRWSAVFHSLLAEIMVSNGQISSALEHSNQALQLIGHLGGRLHAHCGMALVRHAQALLHGGRFAELERLLEAKLDSPAQYLIVYGGTMGVFEGAVEIHQGRLREGLQRLHPAVEALRVSDPEMLLPYALGLAGYASTVVGDHAQTARYAKELRSVGYTGPRPLWLVGQAYAAAAMASSESESGIPERLPERLAEVAEQARTEGYLAAEKDILELCLAVGDLRQAHRLLEVSAAFEGGEAQALHAYAAAVASGSPDRMVAAADEAVRHRKYLIAVESIGHAIRFYGAHGNLRRQRALIQQLRRRRGELAGVTVSYLSPSLHLVRLTRREHEIVDLLLAGASTKDVAAHFTLSQRTVEGHVYRIYVKLGISRRADLEAAYLALEPGASSVALD is encoded by the coding sequence ATGAGCGGGCTCCTGTCGAGCGGGCGCAGTACATCCGCCCTGCTGCTGGGCCGGGACAAGGAAGTACAGGAGATTACCTCGAGGCTGCTTGAGCCGGGGCTGCGGGGAGCCGTGATTGTGGGCGCTGGAGGTATGGGTAAATCCGCGCTCGCCGACCACGTCCTGGAGCGTTTGGACGGCATCGTCAGCGCATCCTTCATCCATGGAAGCCCCGTGTTGTCCCGCATGCCGTATGGAGTGCTGTCGCCCTATCTTGGATCGGCCGGAGCCGAAGACATGGAGTCGCCTCTGGCGGTGCTCCGCACGATCCGTCGGCACTTCCGCCGGATCAGCGAGGAGGGCAGTCCGCAGCCGCTGCTGGTCATCGACGATGCCCAGTGCCTCGATGAATCCAGCTGCCATGTGCTGACCCAGCTCGCAATGTCCGGAGAGCTGCGGTTGCTGGTGCTCACGCGTCCCCGCGCGCGGCACATCCATGAGCTGCTGTCACTGGCCCGGGACGGGCTGCTGGCCCGTATCGACCTTGGCGCACTGTCGGCGGGCGCTGTCCATGAAGTATGCGAGGGTGTCCTCGGCGGACCCGTTCTACGGGCAACCTCAGCGCTGCTCGCCACTGCATCCGGCGGCAACCCGCTGTACCTCAAAGCCCTGCTGGCCCAGTCGCGCAGGTTGGGCATACTGGCCGAAGGCAACGGGGCATGGTTCCTGCGGGGCGAGCCTGACGGACTGGACTCATCCGTGGTGGACCTGGTCAAAGGGCAGCTGGCCGGCCGTTCACCGGAGGAACGCGGGGTGCTGGAAACGGTGGCCCTCGCGAACCTGCTGCCCCGCTCCGTCCTGGTCAGTGTCTGCGGACCCGCTCCCGTCCACTCTTTGATGGCGGACGGACTTTTGCAGCCCGGCCCGGGAATGGGCGAGCTGCTGTGCCTGTCCCAGCCGCTTCACGCCGAGGCCATCCGGTCCCTGGTGCCCACGGTCCGCAGCGCCGCCATCCGCTCTCGGGTGCTTGCCGTCCTGGACAGTGCGGAGATCAGCGAGCCCGCAGTCCCCGGTGAAGAAGAGGCATGGCTGCGGCGGATCGAATGGGGCCTCGACTGCGGCGACACCATCCCGGACGAGTTGCTGCTCACAGCGGCACGACGGGCAAACGACGCCGCCAGGTCAACGTTGGCGCTCCGTTTTGGAGCCGCGGTGCGGGGCACGTCCCACCTGCTGGCGGCACGGGTGGAAACCGCCACGGCCACCGTCTGCACCGGAGATCTGGCGCATGCGCGCGTGCTGCTGGAAGGAATCCTTGAATCGGGGCAGCCAAGCCCGGCGGGCGACGACGAAACCCTCAACCGGGCAGTGCTGGCACTGGCCCGCCTTCATCTTCGTTCGGGCCTGCCCGGACAGGAACTCGAAGAGCTCGCCGATGCCTGGCGTGCCGCGTCGGGCGAGCTGTCATCCCGCACCGGCGGCACCGGTGAACCGGCGTCCGGCGTCACCAGGTTCGCCGAACTGCTGTGCAGCATGGCTTTGATGGTGGAAGGGGACTACTCCGCGGCACTCGCCCGGCTCAGTTCAGCGGCAGAGCATCCGATGGCGGTGCCCGGCGGCTCCGATCCCCGGTGGAGCGCGGTGTTCCACAGTCTGCTTGCGGAGATCATGGTCTCCAACGGGCAGATCAGCTCTGCCCTGGAACACTCGAATCAGGCTCTGCAGCTGATCGGGCATCTCGGCGGGCGGCTGCACGCACACTGCGGCATGGCACTGGTGAGGCATGCGCAGGCGCTGCTTCACGGCGGGCGTTTCGCTGAACTGGAGCGGCTTCTGGAAGCCAAGCTTGATTCTCCCGCGCAGTACCTGATTGTTTATGGCGGCACCATGGGGGTCTTCGAGGGAGCGGTGGAAATCCATCAGGGCAGGCTGCGGGAAGGACTGCAGCGCCTGCACCCGGCCGTGGAAGCACTCAGGGTCTCGGATCCGGAAATGCTGCTGCCCTACGCCCTGGGGCTGGCCGGTTACGCGTCCACGGTGGTCGGGGACCATGCCCAGACCGCAAGGTATGCAAAGGAACTGCGCAGTGTCGGGTACACCGGCCCGCGGCCCTTGTGGCTGGTGGGGCAGGCCTATGCAGCTGCCGCCATGGCGTCCTCCGAATCCGAGTCCGGCATTCCGGAGAGGTTGCCGGAAAGGCTGGCGGAGGTGGCTGAACAGGCCCGCACTGAAGGGTATTTGGCTGCCGAGAAGGACATCCTCGAATTGTGTCTCGCGGTCGGCGATCTTCGGCAGGCCCACCGGCTGCTGGAGGTAAGCGCCGCCTTCGAAGGCGGGGAGGCGCAGGCGCTTCACGCCTATGCGGCCGCTGTGGCGTCCGGCAGCCCGGATCGCATGGTGGCTGCGGCGGACGAGGCGGTCCGGCACCGGAAGTACCTTATTGCCGTGGAAAGCATCGGCCACGCCATCCGTTTTTACGGTGCACACGGCAACCTGCGCCGGCAGCGGGCCCTCATCCAGCAGCTGCGCCGGCGCCGCGGTGAACTTGCGGGCGTCACTGTCTCCTACCTCAGCCCGTCGCTGCATCTGGTGCGGCTGACCCGCCGTGAGCACGAGATTGTGGACCTGCTGCTTGCCGGTGCCAGCACCAAGGACGTGGCCGCTCACTTCACGCTGTCTCAGCGGACGGTCGAGGGGCACGTTTATCGGATCTACGTGAAGCTGGGCATCAGCCGCCGCGCGGACCTCGAAGCCGCATACCTGGCGCTGGAACCCGGAGCCAGTTCGGTGGCGCTGGACTAG
- a CDS encoding glycosyltransferase: MTNTKIIVSLGTDFHRFDRLVDWIDDWLDSLESPPSCIVQHGASRIPRVAQGIDRMPRQDLLNLYRQADLVVVQGGPGSILDARETGHIPVAVPRRPELGEVVDAHQLAFTRVMHRQGEAVMATSLEQLIEAGTAVLQDPAGSRTAPRQPGGAAATARLEHVFAELGSARRQGMMLRRARHAWLRQ, encoded by the coding sequence ATGACAAACACGAAAATCATCGTTTCTCTCGGCACTGACTTCCACCGCTTCGATCGGCTAGTCGATTGGATCGACGACTGGCTTGACTCCCTTGAGTCGCCGCCGTCCTGCATTGTCCAGCACGGCGCCAGCCGGATCCCGCGGGTGGCGCAGGGTATTGACCGCATGCCCCGGCAGGATCTGCTGAACCTGTATCGGCAGGCGGACCTCGTGGTCGTCCAGGGCGGTCCCGGATCCATTCTGGATGCCAGGGAAACCGGGCACATTCCCGTGGCCGTGCCGCGGCGTCCTGAACTCGGTGAAGTGGTGGACGCTCATCAGCTTGCCTTTACCCGGGTTATGCACCGGCAGGGGGAAGCTGTCATGGCTACCAGCCTGGAGCAGTTGATTGAGGCGGGAACCGCAGTGCTGCAGGATCCGGCGGGAAGCCGAACGGCGCCCCGGCAGCCGGGCGGCGCGGCGGCAACGGCACGGCTGGAGCATGTCTTCGCGGAGCTGGGGTCAGCTCGGCGGCAGGGCATGATGTTACGGCGCGCGCGGCACGCGTGGCTTCGTCAGTAG
- a CDS encoding Wzz/FepE/Etk N-terminal domain-containing protein — protein MITKEQDPVVEIGDFITIIARRWKLVLGTSLVCGALGAGLGAAVPATYSASAALTVAPLTTSPFSSSQQQVNMATEREVMASREVASIAAESVGDSAAEDLMGDTSVAAPSGSQVLKVTVRDADAKKTAARANALAEAYLSFRTQGAEDVAKGQIAVLEQKIEELTSEATISAGDMAALSSLQEQLTSLRLVGEVPGRVISRATVPGEPASPGTPVIVTGTLAFGLLAGCGLALGRERNRRLRRDGSSSSTRSPARTAGGGIS, from the coding sequence ATGATCACCAAAGAACAGGATCCTGTTGTCGAGATAGGCGACTTTATAACCATCATTGCCCGCCGCTGGAAGCTTGTCCTGGGGACGAGCCTGGTATGTGGGGCCCTTGGGGCCGGCCTTGGAGCGGCGGTACCTGCCACCTACTCCGCAAGCGCGGCTTTGACTGTTGCGCCGCTGACCACATCACCGTTTTCCTCGTCCCAGCAGCAGGTCAACATGGCCACGGAGCGCGAGGTGATGGCCTCACGGGAAGTTGCGTCCATCGCCGCGGAATCGGTGGGGGACTCCGCAGCCGAGGACCTGATGGGTGATACCTCGGTGGCGGCGCCGTCGGGCTCCCAGGTCTTGAAGGTGACTGTGAGGGATGCTGACGCGAAAAAAACTGCCGCCCGAGCCAACGCCCTGGCAGAGGCCTACCTGTCGTTCCGGACTCAAGGTGCTGAAGATGTTGCCAAAGGCCAGATTGCCGTGCTGGAGCAGAAGATTGAGGAATTGACGTCGGAGGCAACAATCTCCGCGGGTGACATGGCGGCTTTATCTTCCCTCCAGGAGCAACTGACATCGCTCAGATTGGTCGGTGAGGTCCCCGGACGCGTCATTTCGCGCGCCACCGTTCCGGGTGAACCAGCGTCCCCCGGCACTCCTGTCATCGTGACCGGAACCCTGGCATTTGGTCTGTTGGCCGGTTGTGGGCTTGCGCTAGGACGTGAACGCAACCGCCGTCTCAGGAGGGACGGCTCTTCTTCCTCCACGAGGTCACCAGCGCGGACAGCCGGCGGAGGAATTTCCTGA
- a CDS encoding sugar transferase, which produces MPVQAPIQFPNFKIFRPAARPASNDSRRSANRYRRILLAFDVGVLTAAVVVAHLVRFGTAAEYMPAGGGHIPYLVVSGCIWGAWLTSLSVHRSRDVRIAGTGADEYKRVITATVTVMGLIAMFCLVFQLDISRGFFALVFPLGLGGLLACRFLLRRWLAAQRAKGRYQSRVIILGRARDVRYVASQIQRRDGAGYQVIGAALNSPGPAELGINGKPIPVVADRSTVVDAVRRLRADAVIVAGPMKGGSGYVQELGWQLEETATQLILTTGLTNVAGPRIHSRPVEGLPLMHVELPQYTGLKHVLKRGLDLVLSAAALIVLAPLFLTLAVLIRRDSPGPAIFAQERVGRGGETFVMYKFRSMVESAETDLAGLLEGNEGSGLLFKLRNDPRVTSVGRWMRRYSLDELPQFWNVFLGHMSLVGPRPPLPCEVAQYGNRVHRRLYIKPGLTGMWQINGRSELNWKDGVRLDLYYVENWSLTGDLHILWRTVQMLRRPVGAY; this is translated from the coding sequence ATGCCGGTACAAGCACCGATTCAGTTTCCGAATTTCAAGATTTTCCGGCCGGCCGCGCGGCCCGCCTCCAATGACAGCCGCCGCTCTGCAAACCGCTACCGGCGCATCCTGCTCGCGTTCGACGTCGGAGTCCTGACAGCCGCCGTCGTTGTTGCCCATCTGGTCCGCTTCGGCACAGCTGCCGAATACATGCCGGCTGGCGGAGGGCATATCCCGTACCTCGTTGTGTCGGGCTGTATCTGGGGTGCCTGGCTGACGTCGCTGAGTGTCCACAGGTCCCGTGACGTGCGGATTGCCGGCACCGGCGCGGACGAATACAAACGGGTCATTACTGCCACGGTGACCGTGATGGGGCTGATCGCGATGTTCTGCCTGGTTTTCCAGCTGGACATCTCCCGGGGCTTTTTTGCCCTGGTGTTCCCCCTGGGGCTCGGGGGCCTCCTCGCCTGCAGGTTCCTGCTGCGCCGGTGGCTCGCAGCCCAGCGCGCCAAAGGCCGCTACCAGTCACGGGTGATCATTCTGGGCAGGGCCAGGGATGTGCGCTACGTGGCCAGCCAGATCCAGCGCAGGGACGGCGCCGGATATCAGGTGATCGGTGCCGCGCTCAACAGCCCCGGCCCCGCCGAGTTGGGGATCAACGGCAAACCGATTCCCGTCGTAGCGGACCGCAGCACAGTGGTGGACGCCGTGCGCCGGCTGCGCGCGGACGCGGTGATCGTGGCCGGGCCCATGAAGGGCGGCAGCGGCTACGTGCAGGAACTGGGCTGGCAGCTGGAGGAAACGGCCACCCAGCTGATTCTCACCACCGGCCTGACCAATGTCGCCGGGCCGCGGATCCATTCCCGGCCGGTCGAGGGACTTCCCCTGATGCATGTGGAGCTTCCGCAGTACACCGGTCTCAAGCATGTCCTGAAACGGGGATTGGACCTGGTGCTCTCTGCCGCTGCCCTGATTGTGCTGGCCCCGCTCTTCCTCACTCTCGCCGTGCTGATCCGGCGAGACAGCCCTGGTCCGGCCATCTTCGCCCAGGAACGGGTGGGCCGTGGGGGAGAAACGTTTGTGATGTACAAGTTCCGGTCCATGGTGGAGTCCGCCGAAACCGATCTGGCCGGACTCCTTGAGGGCAATGAAGGCTCCGGGCTGCTGTTCAAGCTCAGGAACGATCCGCGGGTCACCTCTGTTGGCCGCTGGATGCGCAGGTACTCCCTGGATGAGCTGCCGCAGTTCTGGAATGTGTTCCTGGGCCACATGTCGCTGGTTGGCCCCCGGCCGCCGCTGCCCTGCGAAGTGGCGCAGTACGGCAACCGGGTGCACCGCAGGCTCTACATCAAGCCCGGCCTGACGGGCATGTGGCAGATCAACGGGCGCTCCGAACTCAATTGGAAGGACGGCGTCCGCCTGGATCTCTACTACGTCGAAAACTGGTCGCTTACCGGCGACCTTCACATTCTCTGGCGAACGGTGCAGATGCTCCGCCGGCCAGTGGGGGCGTACTGA